One Helianthus annuus cultivar XRQ/B chromosome 12, HanXRQr2.0-SUNRISE, whole genome shotgun sequence genomic region harbors:
- the LOC110884197 gene encoding probable isoprenylcysteine alpha-carbonyl methylesterase ICMEL2 translates to MVTSPSPVEPASEEDMDAAADLKPLRRSSTSINNNNNSGSLARRRTKSSPVLCRSESLGREIGHAASETYLITRLAFTLLRYLGVGRRWISRLLALGLYAMLLMPGFLRVLYKYFTSSQIRRSIVYGDQPRNRLDLYLPKNIDTPKPVIVFVTGGAWIIGYKGWGSLLGFQLAERDIIVTCIDYRNFPQGTIGDMVEDVSRGISFVCNNVANYGGDPNRIYLMGQSAGAHIASCALLKHAIKESKGESVSWSASQINAYFGLSGGYNLTNLVDHFDRRGLYRSIFLSIMEGDESLQQFSPEILVEDPSARNAIPLLPHIVLFHGTEDFSIPPDSSITFVDTLKRVGARAELILYHGKTHTDLFIQDALRGGKEELFDFIVEYLHAGDPEALANDAMAPPRKRLCPEPLVKLAGIVSPF, encoded by the exons ATGGTGACGTCACCGTCGCCGGTTGAACCAGCATCAGAAGAAGATATGGATGCTGCTGCAGATTTAAAACCTTTAAGGAGATCTTCTACTTccataaataacaataataattctgGTAGTCTGGCGAGACGGAGAACGAAGAGTTCTCCTGTTCTCTGTCGGTCGGAATCGTTGGGTAGGGAGATCGGACATGCTGCTAGTGAAACGTATTTGATTACCAGACTTGCCTTTACTCTTCTCAGATATCTCGG GGTAGGCCGCCGGTGGATCTCAAGGCTTCTTGCCCTCGGTCTTTACGCGATGTTGTTAATGCCTGGCTTCCTCCGAG TTCTATATAAATACTTTACTTCTAGCCAAATTCGTAGAAGCATAGTTTATGGAGATCAACCTAGAAACAG GTTGGATTTATACCTACCCAAAAACATAGATACTCCAAAGCCAGTTATCGTATTTGTGACCGGTGGAGCATGGATCATAGG ATATAAAGGATGGGGTTCTCTCTTAGGGTTTCAGTTAGCAGAAAGAGATATCATCGTTACATGCATTGATTACCG AAACTTTCCCCAGGGTACAATCGGTGATATGGTTGAAGATGTTTCTCGAGGAATATCATTTGTATGCAATAATGTAGCTAACTATGGAGGTGATCCCAATAG gatatatcTAATGGGACAGTCTGCTGGTGCACATATAGCTTCTTGTGCACTCTTAAAACACGCTATCAAGGAATCCAAAGGAGAGAGCGTTTCTTGGAGTGCGTCTCAAATAAACGCTTATTTTGGTTTATCCGGGGG GTACAACTTAACCAACTTAGTTGACCATTTTGACCGCCGAGGACTGTATCGCTCTATATTTTTAAG TATAATGGAGGGGGATGAATCTCTGCAACAGTTTTCTCCTGAAATTCTCGTTGAAGATCCAAGTGCTCGAAACGCCATTCCTCTCTTGCCCCATATCGTTCTTTTTCACGGAACTGAAGATTTTTCTATACCACCAGATTCAAG TATTACTTTTGTCGACACACTTAAGAGAGTTGGGGCACGAGCCGAGCTAATACTATATCATGGAAAGACCCATACAGACTTGTTTATTCAA GATGCTCTAAGAGGTGGGAAGGAGGAGCTGTTTGATTTTATAGTTGAATACTTGCATGCTGGTGATCCAGAAGCACTTGCTAATGATGCAATGGCGCCACCAAGAAAACGACTTTGTCCGGAACCGCTGGTGAAGTTGGCTGGTATTGTTAGCCCCTTTTGA